A section of the Deinococcus hopiensis KR-140 genome encodes:
- a CDS encoding beta-galactosidase translates to MTQTDHLFLAVCDYPEHVPEDRWRSYARQQRELGLTFVRMAEFAWSRMEPRPGEYDWAWLDRAVEAYHAEGMRVVLCTPTATPPAWLIRAHPEILAHDTQGRVREFGSRRHYDFASPVYREHSRRITWAIAERYGQHPAVVGWQTDNEFGCHNTGRSYGGASAAAFPDWLAARYGTLDALNAAWGNVFWSMEYSGWAQIRPPNLTVTAPNPSHVLDYARFASAQIRDFQAQQVAVLRELSPGRFVTHNFMIFESGFDHYEVARGLDFATWDNYPTGMLEFFAPPGTAEEVKLRYARSGHPDLVSFNHDLYRCLVKAQDRLGREGRSSPNGFWVMEQQCGQVNWAPHNPLPADGAVQLWTAQAWAHGADVVSYFRWRAATMAQEVMHSGLLRHDETPDRGHAEVQRLDATQFPTGNVSARVALLHDYESLWILDEQTNGGPTYWAQTLAYYTALRSLGLDVDVLHPDDDLAQYVLVVAPALTLIPERRLQKLQADAEERLFVFGPRTGFRTESGCAYKNGQFGHHKDFFGVRCLNFESLRPGLTVRVGDHQAAEWTEGYELLGNATALTTYGSGPLRGQVAAVRNGNAVTIGAHAPGLIGEILQTLAAEVDLTPVLLPEGVRSSRRAGRTLIENWNPEEVQVSADAIHAITSSGSSEALTLAGTSWHLL, encoded by the coding sequence ATGACCCAAACGGACCACCTGTTTCTCGCCGTCTGTGACTATCCTGAACACGTCCCTGAGGACCGCTGGCGCAGCTATGCCCGGCAGCAGCGCGAACTGGGCCTCACCTTCGTGCGGATGGCAGAATTCGCCTGGAGCCGCATGGAGCCGCGCCCCGGCGAGTACGACTGGGCCTGGCTGGACCGCGCAGTGGAGGCGTATCACGCTGAAGGGATGCGCGTGGTGCTGTGTACCCCCACCGCCACGCCGCCCGCCTGGCTGATCCGCGCTCACCCGGAGATCCTCGCCCACGACACCCAGGGCCGCGTGCGTGAATTCGGCTCGCGGCGGCACTACGATTTCGCCTCACCGGTATACCGCGAGCATTCCCGGCGTATCACCTGGGCCATTGCCGAACGCTACGGTCAGCACCCAGCCGTCGTGGGCTGGCAGACCGACAACGAGTTCGGGTGCCACAACACGGGCCGCTCGTACGGCGGCGCGAGCGCGGCGGCCTTTCCTGACTGGCTGGCGGCGAGGTACGGCACGCTGGACGCCCTGAATGCAGCCTGGGGCAATGTGTTCTGGAGCATGGAGTACAGCGGCTGGGCGCAGATCAGGCCGCCCAATCTCACGGTGACCGCACCCAACCCCAGCCACGTCCTGGACTACGCCCGCTTCGCTTCCGCCCAGATCCGCGACTTTCAGGCCCAGCAGGTGGCCGTCCTGCGCGAACTGTCTCCAGGGCGGTTCGTCACCCACAACTTCATGATCTTCGAGTCGGGCTTCGACCACTACGAGGTCGCGCGTGGCCTGGACTTCGCCACCTGGGACAACTACCCGACCGGCATGCTCGAATTTTTCGCTCCGCCGGGAACTGCAGAGGAGGTCAAGCTCCGCTACGCCCGGTCGGGACACCCTGATCTCGTGAGTTTCAACCACGACCTGTACCGGTGCCTGGTCAAAGCGCAAGACAGGCTGGGTCGTGAAGGACGAAGCAGTCCGAATGGTTTCTGGGTGATGGAGCAGCAGTGCGGGCAGGTGAACTGGGCGCCGCACAATCCGCTGCCTGCTGACGGAGCCGTGCAACTGTGGACCGCTCAAGCCTGGGCCCACGGAGCGGACGTGGTGAGCTACTTCCGCTGGCGCGCCGCCACCATGGCCCAGGAAGTCATGCACTCCGGCCTTCTGCGCCACGACGAAACGCCCGACCGGGGCCACGCCGAGGTTCAGCGCCTCGACGCCACCCAGTTTCCCACCGGAAACGTGTCCGCCCGGGTGGCGCTCCTCCACGACTACGAGAGCCTCTGGATCCTGGACGAGCAGACAAACGGGGGGCCCACCTACTGGGCCCAGACCCTTGCCTACTACACTGCTCTGCGCTCCCTCGGCCTTGATGTGGACGTCCTGCACCCCGACGATGATCTCGCCCAGTATGTCCTCGTTGTCGCGCCGGCCCTCACGCTCATTCCAGAACGCCGCCTGCAGAAACTCCAGGCGGACGCCGAAGAGCGGTTGTTCGTCTTCGGGCCACGTACCGGATTCCGTACGGAATCCGGATGTGCCTACAAAAATGGCCAGTTCGGACATCACAAGGACTTCTTTGGGGTTCGTTGCTTGAACTTCGAAAGCTTGCGTCCCGGTTTGACTGTCCGCGTGGGTGACCATCAAGCGGCGGAGTGGACAGAAGGGTACGAACTGCTCGGAAATGCTACGGCCCTCACGACCTACGGCTCTGGACCCCTGCGCGGGCAAGTCGCCGCTGTCCGGAACGGGAATGCCGTAACGATTGGCGCTCACGCTCCAGGCCTCATTGGGGAAATCCTACAGACCCTCGCCGCTGAAGTTGACCTTACCCCCGTCCTCCTGCCAGAAGGCGTGCGCAGCTCCCGCCGCGCGGGCCGCACCTTGATCGAGAACTGGAATCCCGAAGAAGTGCAGGTAAGCGCCGACGCCATTCACGCAATCACGTCCTCTGGCAGTTCGGAGGCCCTGACACTCGCTGGGACCTCGTGGCATCTCCTTTAG
- a CDS encoding carbohydrate ABC transporter permease: MVRRTHFTPLQLMALGLFALYSLLPLWWVFVTMFKDNGQLFSTFGLWFGSASHLAENWHTLVTREDGVFTRWLINSVLYATATALGSMVVSAMAGYAFSIYEFTAKNALFALILATIMVPGTALVLPLFLMMQKLGLLNTYWAVILPALANPFGLYLMRLFWDSGFPRDVREAARIDGAGEWTTFWRLGLPLVRGGLVTVGLFAFVAAWNNFFLPLVVVNRSDLFPLTLGLSVWNQTSSSSGQEPLYTVIVLGAFISILPLLIAFLTLGRYWQGGLSSGAVKG, encoded by the coding sequence ATGGTCCGGCGCACGCACTTCACGCCGCTGCAACTCATGGCCCTGGGCCTCTTCGCCCTCTACTCGCTGCTCCCGCTGTGGTGGGTGTTCGTCACCATGTTCAAAGACAACGGGCAGCTGTTTTCCACCTTCGGGCTGTGGTTCGGTTCCGCGTCCCACCTCGCTGAGAACTGGCATACCCTCGTGACGCGCGAGGACGGCGTGTTTACGCGCTGGCTGATCAACAGCGTATTGTACGCCACCGCCACCGCACTGGGCAGCATGGTGGTCAGCGCGATGGCCGGGTACGCCTTCAGCATTTACGAGTTCACCGCCAAGAACGCGCTGTTCGCCCTGATTCTGGCGACCATTATGGTTCCGGGCACAGCGCTCGTGCTGCCGCTCTTCCTGATGATGCAGAAGCTCGGCCTGCTGAACACCTACTGGGCCGTGATTTTGCCCGCCCTCGCCAATCCGTTCGGCCTGTACCTGATGCGGCTCTTCTGGGACTCGGGTTTTCCCAGAGACGTGCGCGAGGCCGCGCGCATTGACGGCGCGGGCGAGTGGACCACCTTCTGGCGCCTGGGCCTGCCGCTCGTGCGCGGCGGCCTGGTCACCGTCGGCCTGTTCGCCTTCGTGGCGGCGTGGAACAACTTTTTCCTGCCGCTCGTGGTGGTCAACCGCAGCGACCTGTTTCCCCTCACGCTGGGCCTGAGCGTCTGGAACCAAACGAGCAGCTCCAGCGGGCAGGAGCCGCTGTACACCGTGATCGTGCTGGGGGCATTTATCAGTATTCTGCCGTTGCTGATCGCTTTCCTGACCCTGGGACGCTACTGGCAGGGCGGGCTGTCCTCCGGGGCCGTCAAGGGTTAG
- a CDS encoding carbohydrate ABC transporter permease, translating into MPMSHYAANPPDADRSSSTSRFLFRLRTRLMPWLFLSPFLLLFAAFYIAPVLYAGYLSVFIKKRVGFGPARDVFGGLANYVRAVQDSEFLLSLWNILKFGLVQVPLMLLIALGLALLMDGVRGRLQGLFRTAFYLPYTIPSVVAGLLWGYLYSKNLSPFNQITGGQTDFLSSGVVLWSIANIVTWTWTGYNLITLYAALQNIPLELYEAARIDGASSWDITRNIKLPLLRPSLLLTLIFSIIGTMQIFAEPFVLRPLGYVPDNITPNTYLYLVASRDGNFSYAATLAILLALFTFMLSMIFLRFTRRGGEV; encoded by the coding sequence ATGCCCATGAGCCACTACGCCGCCAACCCCCCGGACGCTGACCGGTCCTCGTCTACGAGCCGCTTTCTGTTCCGCCTGCGAACGCGGCTGATGCCGTGGCTGTTCCTCTCGCCTTTTTTGCTGCTGTTCGCCGCCTTCTATATCGCTCCGGTGCTGTACGCCGGATACCTCAGCGTCTTTATCAAAAAGCGCGTGGGTTTCGGTCCAGCGCGGGATGTCTTCGGCGGACTGGCCAACTACGTCCGCGCCGTCCAGGACAGTGAGTTCCTGCTCAGCCTGTGGAACATCCTCAAGTTTGGCCTGGTGCAGGTGCCACTCATGCTGCTGATTGCCCTGGGCCTCGCACTCTTGATGGACGGCGTGCGGGGAAGGTTACAGGGCCTGTTCCGCACGGCCTTCTACCTGCCCTACACGATTCCAAGCGTCGTGGCGGGCCTGCTGTGGGGCTACCTCTACTCCAAAAATCTCTCGCCTTTTAACCAGATCACCGGTGGGCAGACCGACTTCCTGTCCTCGGGCGTGGTGCTGTGGAGCATCGCCAACATCGTCACCTGGACCTGGACCGGCTACAACCTGATCACCCTGTATGCCGCCCTGCAAAACATTCCGTTGGAGCTGTACGAGGCCGCGCGCATCGACGGTGCGTCGAGCTGGGACATCACGCGCAACATCAAGCTGCCCCTGCTACGCCCGAGCCTGCTCCTGACGCTGATCTTCTCCATCATCGGCACCATGCAGATCTTCGCCGAGCCGTTCGTGCTGAGGCCCCTGGGCTACGTGCCCGACAACATCACGCCGAACACGTACCTCTACCTCGTCGCCAGCCGTGACGGCAACTTCAGCTACGCGGCCACGCTGGCGATCCTGCTGGCACTCTTCACGTTCATGCTGAGCATGATTTTCCTGCGATTTACCCGCCGGGGAGGTGAGGTCTGA